Proteins encoded within one genomic window of Pseudomonas cannabina:
- the aat gene encoding leucyl/phenylalanyl-tRNA--protein transferase: MLTWLQRNSLKFPPLDKALREPNGLLAAGGDLSADRLIQAYRHGCFPWFQDGQPILWWSPDPRTVLFPAELHVSRSLAKLLRQARYTVTFDQDFARVIEACAAPRSYADGTWITDSMQDAYLELHRRGHAHSVEVWDQGELVGGLYGLAMGQLVFGESMFSRADNASKFGFATLVERLTAWGFVLIDCQMPTQHLHSFGARAIPREAFADYLARHLDQPTDADWSPRRV; encoded by the coding sequence ATGCTGACCTGGTTACAACGCAACAGCCTCAAGTTTCCGCCCCTGGACAAGGCCCTTCGTGAACCCAACGGGTTACTTGCAGCAGGCGGCGATCTGTCTGCCGATCGCCTGATCCAGGCGTACCGGCACGGCTGCTTCCCGTGGTTTCAGGATGGTCAGCCGATTCTCTGGTGGTCGCCCGACCCGCGCACCGTGCTGTTCCCCGCAGAGCTGCACGTTTCGCGCAGCCTTGCCAAACTCCTGCGTCAGGCACGTTACACGGTGACCTTCGATCAGGACTTCGCTCGTGTGATCGAAGCCTGCGCCGCGCCACGCAGCTACGCTGACGGCACCTGGATCACCGATTCGATGCAGGACGCCTATCTGGAACTGCACCGGCGCGGTCATGCGCACAGTGTCGAGGTCTGGGATCAGGGCGAGCTGGTCGGCGGCCTGTATGGCCTGGCGATGGGCCAGCTGGTCTTTGGGGAATCCATGTTCAGCCGCGCAGACAACGCCTCCAAGTTCGGATTTGCCACATTGGTAGAGCGCCTGACTGCCTGGGGCTTCGTACTGATCGATTGCCAGATGCCCACTCAGCACCTGCACAGCTTCGGCGCCCGCGCGATTCCCCGCGAGGCGTTCGCCGATTATCTCGCACGACATCTGGACCAGCCGACCGATGCCGACTGGTCACCTAGGCGAGTTTGA